Proteins from a single region of Punica granatum isolate Tunisia-2019 chromosome 8, ASM765513v2, whole genome shotgun sequence:
- the LOC116188704 gene encoding self-incompatibility protein S1-like → MFEKYASSFILVSLFLLWNQGTVCVKADSVTVRIEPDYPGSSSFGIHCESADDDLGGHTIAQGSFYSFDFSPNVWGTTLFHCALDWQGRGVSFAIYDEKRDLISRCDKLCLWKVRPDGVVGFPENHKESSDLFFPWTR, encoded by the coding sequence ATGTTTGAGAAATATGCTTCCTCATTCATCCTCGTCTCCTTGTTTCTGCTGTGGAACCAAGGAACTGTCTGCGTCAAGGCCGATTCGGTCACCGTCAGAATAGAGCCTGACTATCCCGGCAGCTCGAGCTTCGGTATCCACTGCGAATCAGCGGACGATGACCTTGGGGGCCACACTATCGCGCAAGGGAGCTTTTACAGCTTCGACTTCAGCCCCAACGTATGGGGTACGACGCTGTTCCACTGCGCATTGGACTGGCAGGGCAGAGGCGTCTCGTTCGCGATTTACGACGAGAAGAGGGACCTCATCAGCAGGTGCGACAAACTCTGCTTGTGGAAGGTCAGGCCGGACGGCGTTGTGGGGTTCCCAGAGAATCACAAGGAGAGTTCCGATTTGTTCTTCCCTTGGACGAGATAA
- the LOC116188706 gene encoding S-protein homolog 2-like — protein sequence MLFPCAVDWQGKGVSFEIYSEKRDLISSSSFVIHCESRDDDLGGHIVVQGSLYSFKFSPSGWGTTLFHCAVEREGKGLSFEMYNENRDLIGRCEKICLWKVRPDGVAGFAEHWDNPDLYFPWTR from the exons ATGCTGTTCCCCTGCGCAGTGGACTGGCAGGGCAAAGGGGTCTCGTTCGAGATTTACAGCGAGAAGAGGGATCTCATCAGCAG CTCGAGCTTTGTTATCCACTGTGAATCAAGAGATGATGACCTCGGGGGCCACATTGTCGTGCAGGGGAGCTTGTACAGCTTCAAGTTCAGCCCCAGTGGATGGGGGACGACACTGTTTCATTGCGCTGTGGAACGGGAGGGAAAAGGGCTCTCCTTCGAGATGTACAACGAGAATAGGGATCTCATCGGCAGGTGCGAAAAAATATGCCTGTGGAAGGTCAGGCCAGACGGTGTTGCAGGTTTCGCGGAGCATTGGGACAACCCCGATTTATACTTCCCTTGGACAAGATGA